A region from the Planctomycetia bacterium genome encodes:
- a CDS encoding SpoIIE family protein phosphatase encodes MFAPENTGDEKPRPSFEVRSFGLSHRGRKRDRNEDCFSIAELVRTLQVQHTNIPQAKTSLSSHRAYVFLVADGVGGSLAGEVASGLGVKAIEDFLLNTLKRFSNLQNSEEQDALRGFQDALRQADSRIFEETVGHPEWQGMGTTMTMAFAVDWQLFVAHAGDSRCYLYSGGKLQRLTQDHTMSAEMARLGMIPAESVAGHPWRNVVTNILGGKERGVKVELHHLELHPDDVLLLCSDGLTEMVPEARIAAVLQLENDPKRACKSLIAEANRSGGYDNITALVARIHSRSI; translated from the coding sequence ATGTTTGCTCCAGAGAATACCGGCGATGAGAAGCCACGTCCGTCGTTTGAAGTGCGTAGCTTCGGCCTTAGCCACCGCGGGCGAAAACGTGACCGCAACGAAGATTGTTTCTCCATTGCGGAGCTTGTGAGAACGCTGCAGGTTCAGCACACGAATATTCCGCAAGCCAAGACGAGCCTGAGCTCTCATCGGGCTTATGTTTTTCTGGTTGCCGACGGAGTCGGCGGTAGTCTGGCCGGAGAAGTCGCCAGCGGCCTCGGCGTGAAGGCGATCGAGGATTTCTTGCTGAACACGCTCAAGCGCTTCTCGAACCTCCAAAACAGTGAGGAGCAAGACGCACTACGTGGGTTTCAAGATGCACTTCGTCAGGCCGACTCACGCATTTTCGAGGAAACGGTCGGCCATCCGGAATGGCAGGGCATGGGCACGACGATGACGATGGCCTTCGCAGTCGATTGGCAGCTGTTCGTGGCTCATGCCGGCGATAGCCGCTGCTATCTGTATTCCGGCGGAAAGCTGCAGCGGTTGACTCAGGATCACACTATGAGCGCCGAGATGGCTCGGCTGGGAATGATCCCGGCGGAAAGTGTCGCCGGCCATCCCTGGCGAAATGTAGTCACCAATATCCTCGGTGGCAAAGAACGGGGTGTTAAAGTCGAATTGCACCACCTCGAACTACATCCCGACGACGTACTGCTACTTTGCTCCGACGGACTTACTGAGATGGTTCCGGAAGCACGGATCGCCGCCGTTCTTCAGCTTGAGAACGATCCTAAGCGAGCCTGTAAAAGTTTGATCGCGGAAGCGAATCGATCGGGTGGATACGACAATATCACTGCCCTCGTCGCTCGCATTCATTCGAGGTCGATCTGA
- a CDS encoding macro domain-containing protein, with protein sequence MIHEVSGDILLTKAQAIAHGVAPNDHFDHGLAAALHEKWPTMVKDFRHYAHQTHPKPGEIWTWGGFGVRVFNLLTQEGDHDHGAKPGKAKASNVNHCLKRLRHELEKEQIKSVALPKLATGVGGLNWNEVLPLIRTHLGELNIPVYVYTEYQKGTQANEPGV encoded by the coding sequence ATGATACACGAGGTTTCCGGCGACATTCTACTCACGAAGGCACAAGCCATCGCCCACGGCGTCGCTCCGAACGACCACTTCGACCATGGACTCGCTGCCGCCTTGCACGAAAAGTGGCCGACGATGGTGAAGGATTTTCGACACTACGCACATCAGACTCATCCTAAGCCCGGTGAAATCTGGACCTGGGGCGGTTTCGGTGTTCGAGTCTTCAACTTGCTGACTCAAGAAGGCGACCACGATCATGGGGCGAAGCCAGGCAAGGCCAAGGCTTCCAACGTCAACCATTGCCTTAAGCGACTACGGCATGAGTTAGAGAAGGAACAGATCAAGAGCGTCGCTCTGCCGAAGTTGGCGACCGGTGTCGGCGGATTGAATTGGAACGAGGTGCTACCGTTGATCCGCACGCATTTGGGTGAGCTCAATATCCCTGTCTACGTCTATACGGAGTACCAAAAGGGTACTCAGGCCAACGAACCGGGAGTGTGA